The genomic segment CCACTTTTTTCTGGATATTTCAAACTTAAAATTCTATAAGCTTGTATGGCATTATTGTACTTTTTTTGTTCTAAATAAACTTTTGCTAAAGTCTCTGTCATTAAAGCTGCATCTTGCTCGTTTTTAGTAATAGGAACAGCAAATTTTTTATCTTTAGGAAGTGGTTCTATTTTAGGGTTATTCTGAATAAATTTGTCTATTAATTCTTCTTTTTTAGGAAGTTTTTTTATTGTAGATTTCTCTTCTCTAACGATTGGTTTTTTTGTTGAAAGTTGCAACCATTGGTTAAAAGAATGATTTTCGTTTGGAGAAAAAGCAATTGGTTTTCCAATTTTTAAGGTTTTTTCTGCTGCTTTAGAAATCGAAGTAACATTTTCTTCAATATTTAAAATTGATTTTTCTTCGGGATTTTTTTCTGAAATTTTTTCTGAAATTTGTTGATGTATATTTTCTTTCTGCGAACTAAAATTGGAAGCTGTAATATAATTGAATAATACAGTTCTGTCAGTGGTGTAACCAGCAGTAACTTTTAATTCGTTGTTATATTTAAAACTATCTAAATTCTTTAATCCTTTTAAATATAAAACCCTTGCAGATTGAAAAAACGGGTGTTTTTCGACAATAGATTTTAACTCAACAGTTTCTAATTGCTGAATTTCCTTTTTGTTTTCTAATATGTCTAAAAACGTATCTTCTTTCAATTTTAAATTTTTATTTCTCGCAAAGTTGTGAGATTTTTCCTAGCAAAGTCGCATTTTTTTCTAACTTCTAACTTCTAACTTCTAACTTCTAACTTCTAACTTCCAACTTCTAACTTCTAACTTCCAACTTCTAACTTCTAACTTCTAACTTCTAACTTCTAACTTCCAACTTCCAACTTCCAAATCTACCATTTCCCAACAGATGCATTAAAAATATCTTGTGTTACTCTTTCTAGAATCTCTTTAAAAGCAGTTTCTTTCACGCCGCCTGTTAGTTGTTGTCTTGCGGGATAATCAGAATAAAAAGAAAATTGTTTTTCGAAATTGTCTTTTTCTTCTAACTTATTTACATAGCGAACATTTACAGTAATTGTTAATCTATTTTGTGCAGCCGTTTGTTGCGAAGTAGCACTCATAGGTGTAATTCTGTAACTTGTTATTTCTCCGCTAAAATATAAATCTCCATTGGAAGATGTTGGTGTTAAATTCGTTTGTCTTGTAAATAAATCTTGTAGTTCTTGTGTTAATTGTTGACTTAGTTCGGGTTCGATTAACTGTGCTTGATTTTGAAAATAATCTACTTGTATTGTTTTAGCGTTTCCAACATTTCCGCCTGTAAACGAATAAGCTCCACAAGAAATTAATAGTGTAGAGCTAACTATAAAAGCTACTATGTAAAGAATTTTTTTCATATTCATTTATTTAAAATTCAGGGTTTCAAGTTCGGTAAATTTTTAACTTTAAATATGAAATCTTGAATTTACAAATCGTATTGTTTAATTTTTCTGTAAAGTGTTCTTTCTGAGATTCCTAATTCTTTAGCGGCTAATTTACGTTTATTGTTGTTTTTCTCTAAAGATTTTTTAATCATTTCTATTTCTTTGTCCTGTAAAGATAAACTTTCGTCTTCTTCTATGGTCTCAATAAAATCATAATCTTTTTTAGGTGGTGTATTTTGTGGAATATTTAAAACTTCGATATCGTGTTCTTTTAACTCTTTATCGCTGTAAATTTTTTCTAATAAATGATGATTTTCTTCTTCGATTTCTTCAATATTGCCATTTTTTTTCATCAAGTCTAAAGTTAGTTTCTTTAAATCGTTAATGTCGTTACGCATATCAAAAAGAATTTTATACATAATATCTCTTTCAGAGGAAAAATCATTTTCTTTTTTACCACCAACAATTGCAGGTAAATTCCCAGAATTGTCGGGCAAGTATTGTTTTAATTTTGCAGCAGAAATATTTCTACTTTCTTCAATTACAGAAATTTGTTCTGCTAAATTTTTAAGCTGACGAATATTTCCAGGAAAACGATAATTTAATAATTCTTTTACAGCATTTTCATCTAAACGAATGGAAGGCATTCTGTATTTTTGAGCAAAATCCGAAGCAAATTTTCGGAACAATAAATGAATATCTTCATTACGTTCTCTTAAAGCAGGTAAATGAATTTCTACTGTACTTAAACGATAATATAAATCTTCTCTAAATCTTTCTTTTTCAATTGCTTGATGCATGTTAACATTCGTGGCCGCAACAATTCTAACATTCGTTTTTTGTGTTGTGGAAGAACCTACTTTTATAAATTCACCATTTTCTAAAACTCTTAATAATCTTACTTGAGTGGTTAGTGGTAATTCTCCAACTTCATCCAAAAAAATGGTTCCACCATCTGCAACTTCAAAATACCCTTTTCTGTCTTGTGTTGCTCCTGTAAAAGCACCTTTTTCGTGTCCAAAAAGCTCACTGTCAATGGTTCCTTCTGGAATTGCACCACAGTTTACAGCAATGTATTTTGCATGTTTTCTATGTGATAAAGAATGAATTATTTTCGGAATACTTTCTTTACCAACACCACTTTCTCCAGTGACCAAAACAGAAATATCTGTGGGCGCAACACGCACCGCTTTTTCTATGGCTCTGTTTAATTGAATATCGTTTCCGATAATTCCAAAACGTTGTTTTATTGCTTGTAAGTTTTCCATAAAAAGCTTCCTTTTAATTTCCTCCAAAGAGCGAAAACACTCTTGTTTTTTTCTTTACTAATTGAACTACCATCATTTTTTCCTCAACAGTTCTCTCCCTTTTAGAAAGTGTTAGGGATGGGATTTAATTATTATCAGAATACCCAACAGCAACTCCTTTTAAAGTCGCAGAAGTACAATCTTCAATTTTAACCATTACAAAATCTCCCAATTTATAATTTCCTTTTTCAAAAACAACAACTGTATTTTGTGTATTTCTACCTTTCCATTCATTTGGGTTTTTCTTAGAAGTTCCCTCGATTAAAACCTCTTCTATTTTTCCTAAATGTTGTTGTGTTCTGTATAAAGCATGTTCTTGTTGTAAGTCGATAACTTCCTTTAATCTGCGTTTTTTAACAGCAGGAGGAACATCATCCTCCATCTTTTTTCCTGCTAAAGTTCCAGGTCTTTCAGAATAAGCAAACATAAAACCGAAATCGTATTTTACATACCTCATCAACTCTAAAGTATCTTGATGGTCTTGCTCTGTTTCACCACAAAAACCAACAATCATATCTTGCGATAAAGCCATTCCTGGCACAATTTTAAAGATATTATCTACCAATTCCATGTATTCTTCACGCGTATGTTGTCTGTTCATGGCTTTTAACATGGTATTACTACCACTTTGTACGGGTAAATGAATGTACTTACAAATGTTTTTGTGTTTTGCCATTACATGAATTACATCTAAACTCATATCTTGTGGGTTAGATGTAGAAAAGCGAAAACGTGTTTTTGGAAATTTTGTAGCACACATATCTAACAATTCTGCAAAACCTACAGCAGTTGCTTGTGCTATTTCAGAAGCTTTGTTAAAATCTTTTTTTAAACCACCTCCATACCAAAGAAAGCTGTCTACATTTTGTCCAAGCAACGTAATTTCCTTGTAATTTTGGTCGACCATAGATTGTATTTCCTCCAAAATACTCTTTGGGTCACGACTTCTTTCACGTCCACGAGTAAAAGGCACTACACAAAAAGTACACATATTATCGCAACCTCTTGTAATCGATACAAATGCAGAAACTCCGTTTGTATTTAAACGAACAGGCGAAACATCTCCATAGGTTTCTTCTTTCGATAAAATTACATTTACAGCGTCTCTACCCTCGCTAACTTCTTCTAATAAATTGGGAATATCTCTGTATGCATCTGGTCCAACAACTAAATCAACAATTTTTTCTTCCTCTAAAAATTTCTCTTTCAAACGTTCTGCCATACAACCTAGAACTCCAACTTTCATTTTTGGGTTTATGCGTTTTACCTTGTTGTATTTTTGCAAACGTTTACGAACTGTAGTTTCCGCTTTTTCGCGGATAGAGCAAGTATTTACCAAAACTAAATCTGCCTCTTCTAAAATTTGCGTGGTATTATACCCTTGTTTATCTAAGATTGAAGCAACAATTTCACTGTCATTCATATTCATTTGACAGCCATAACTTTCTATGAATAATTTCTTGGTATTTTCTATTTTATTTTCGGTTACAAGGGCTTTTCCTTGTATTCTTTCGTCGATAACTTTTTCGATTGGTTCCATATTCAAAAAAAATGAATTGCAAATATACAACCAAAATTGAAATTTAGTGACAAATTGGCAGAAAACAAATGTAATTTTTATTGATAAATAGGTGTAAAATCTTAGATATATTTAAAGGATTTGTTATTTTTTACATAATTATTTATAGATTTTAGAATACAACAAAATTTTAAAGATGAAGAAGCTTCTTGTTTTAGTACTTTTAATGCCTATAGTTTTTTGTAAAAGAAAAAAACAAAAAAGCTAAAAATAATATCTTATTTATTGTTAGACGACCAAGCATATGCTGGTTTTACACCATTCCAGATTCTTTTGGAGCCGGCGCTTTACTTGAGATAATAATTTATAATATGGGAAAAAGTTATTGGTTTGGGATGAAAAAATGGAGGTAAATTAAACCCAAGATACTTATGTTGTTTACAACAATGTTTTACCAATTTTAGTGGAGGTAGCAGAACGACTAGATTCAACTACAAAGCATCTATTGAATTGTAAAAGAATTGGAGGCAGAATATACAAAATGGTATAAAAATAACTTTGGAAAATTTTAGAAATTCTTTTATTTTTAATTTTAAAATGAAATAAAACAACACAAGTAAAGAATATTCATTCGAATAAAAACTTTAAATTTTAATTTCAAAACTTTTAACCCCACAGATTATGAGCAAATATATTTTAGCATTAGACCAAGGAACTACAAGCTCAAGAGCTATTGTTTTTGATAAAGAAGGAAACATAAAATCTGTTGCTCAGAAAGAATTTACGCAGATTTTTCCAAAACCAGGTTGGGTAGAACACGATGCTGTAGAAATTTGGTCTACACAAGCAGGTGTTGCTGCAGAAGCAATTGCAAGTAAAGGTTTAGATATGGATAGTATTGCTGCGATTGGAATTACAAATCAGCGAGAAACTGTTGTTGTTTGGGATAAAAACACGGGCAAGCCAGTCTATAACGCGATTGTTTGGCAAGACAAAAGAACCTCCGATTATTGTGATGAGCTAAAAGCAGCTGGAAAATCTAAAATGATTAAAGAAAAAACAGGTTTGGTAATCGATTCTTATTTTTCTGGAACAAAAGTAAAATGGATTCTCGATAATGTAGAAGGAGCTAGGAAAAAAGCAGAAAATGGAGACTTACTATTAGGAACTATCGATTCTTGGTTGGTTTGGAATTTTTCAAAAAAACAAAAACACATTACAGATGTAACCAATGCATCTAGAACCTTATTGTTTAATATTAATACTATGGCTTGGGATGATGAATTATTAGATTTACTAACAATCCCAAAATCGATGTTGCCAAAAGTAAAACAATCCAGCGAAATTTACGGACATACAAAATCTACTTTTTTCGATTGTAATATTCCTATTGCAGGAATTGCAGGAGACCAACAAGCTGCACTTTTCGGACAAATGTGTACCCAAAAAGGAATGGTAAAAAACACTTATGGAACAGGTTGTTTTATGTTGATGAATATTGGTAACAAACCAATTGTGTCAAAAAATAATTTATTAACCACAGTTGCTTGGAAAATCAATGGAAAAACAACCTACGCTTTCGAAGGAAGTGTTTTTATTGCAGGAGCAGCTGTTCAATGGTTAAGAGATGGTTTAAAAATTATTAGAAAATCATCGGAAGTAGAAGGTTTGGCAAATTCTGTGGAAGATTCAGATGGTGTTTATTTTGTGCCATCTTTTGCAGGTTTGGGCGCTCCACATTGGAACCAAAAAGCACAAGGAACCCTATTTGGTTTAACAAGAGGTTCTACAGATGCACATATTGCAAGAGCAACTTTAGATGCAATTGCATACCAATCTATGGACATTTTAAAAGCGATGGAAGCAGATGCAGAAACTACAATTAAAGAACTGCGAGTTGATGGTGGAGCAACTGTAAACAATACATTAATGCAATTTCAATCGGATGTTTTAAATACAAAAACTGTAAGACCAAAAGTGGTAGAAACTACAGCAATGGGTGCTGCGTTTTTAGCAGGTTTGGCAGTTGGTTTCTGGGAAAATGAAAAAGAAATTCAAGAAATTTGGCAAATTGATGAAACTTTTACCCCTTCAGAAAAAAGAGAAAAAATTGATAAGAATATAAAAGATTGGTACAGAGCAATTGCCGCTTTAGAATATTGGACAAAAACTAAATAACATTTATATGACAGCATTTATAGCAGAATTAATAGGTACTTTTTTATTAATTCTTTTAGGCGGAGGCGTAGTTGCAAACGTAGTTTTAGAAAAAACAAAATCAAACGATTTAGGTTGGATGGTAATAACCACAGCTTGGGGTTTTGCTGTTTTTGTAGGAGTTTGTGTTGCAGGACCTTATAGTGGAGCACATTTAAACCCAGCAGTTAGTATTGGTTTGGCTATTGCAGGGAGATTCGAATGGAACTTAGTTTTTAGTTATGTGATTGCTCAATTTATTGGAGCGATGTTGGGTTCTTTTTTAGTTTGGGTAGTTTATAGAGATCATTTTAAAGCAACAACAAATGGAGATTTAAAAAAAGCAGTTTTTTGTACTTCGCCAGCAATTCGAAATTTTTCGAGTAATTTAATTAGTGAAATTGTGGGTTGTTTTGTGTTGGTTTTTGTGGTTTTGTATTTTACAAATGCCAATTTAAACGATGTAAATAATGGACAAATACCAATAGGTTTAGGTTCCTTAGGAGCAATGCCTGTTGCTATTTTAGTTTGGGTAATTGGTTTGTCTTTGGGAGGTACAACTGGTTATGCCATTAATCCTGCAAGAGATTTAGGGCCAAGAATTGTACACGCAATTTTACCGATAAAAAATAAGGTTTCCAACGATTGGAGTTATTCTTGGATTCCTGTTGTTGGGCCAATTATTGGAGCTGTTTTAGCAGCTTGCTTATCAATTTTAATAAATAAATAATAGCATAAGGATTTAAAAAATAATTAAGAGTAACTAAAAATCAAATAGCATTTTTTTATACAGAAAACGTCAATTATACACCATTCATAAAAAAGGAAGAAGAATTTGTAAAACATCTAATTATTTAAGCAAAAAAACAGTAAAAAAACTCAAGAGAAAAGGTATAGTAAAGTGGTTTTTCTATACTTTTTTTGAAGTAAAAACACTTAAAAAAATATTAATAAAAAAAAACTACATACTTTTGCAATCCAAAAACTTGCAATTTCGGTTGCGAGAATTACAACAAAAGAAAGATACATGGCAAAGAATTTAGTAATTGTAGAGTCACCAGCAAAAGCAAAAACAATCGAGAAGTTTCTTGGAAAAGATTTTCAAGTGGAATCGAGTTATGGGCATATTGCAGACTTGCCTTCCAAAGAATTAGGAATAGATGTTGAGGGTGATTTTAGCCCAAAATACATTGTTTCAGACGATAAAAAATCAGTCGTAAAAAAATTAAAAACACTTTCTAAAAAAGCAGACACTGTTTGGTTAGCAAGTGATGAGGATCGAGAAGGAGAAGCAATTGCCTGGCACTTAAAAGAGCAATTAGACTTAAAAGATGAGAATACGAAACGTATCGTTTTTCATGAAATTACTAAAAACGCCATTTTAAAAGCAGTCGAAAACCCAAGAGATATCGACTATAATATGGTAAATGCACAACAAGCACGTAGAGTTTTAGATAGACTTGTTGGGTACGAATTATCGCCAGTTTTATGGCGTAAAGTAAAAGGAGGCTTATCTGCAGGAAGAGTACAATCTGTTGCAGTGCGTTTAATCGTAGAAAGAGAACGAAGCATTCAAGAATTTAAAGCAGAAACACATTATAAAGTAGTTGCAGAATTTGCAAATAACGAAGGCAAAACTTTTAAAGCAACCATTCCAAAGAATTTCGATTCTAAAAAAGTAGCAGAAAGTTTTTTAAAATCGTGCGCAAAAGCAAATTTTTCAATTGCAGATTTAACCAAAAAACCAGCAAAAAAATCTCCTGCACCACCATTTACAACTTCAACATTACAACAAGAAGCATCACGTAAATTAGGTTTTCCAGTAGGTAAAACCATGCAAGTCGCACAACGTTTGTACGAAGCCGGTTTAATTACGTATATGAGAACAGATAGTGTTAATTTATCTGTAGATGCAAGAAATGCTGCCGAAGAAGAAATTAGCAATTATTACGGAAAAGAATATAGCAAACAACGTGTTTTTAAGTCGAAATCGAAAGGAGCGCAAGAAGCGCACGAAGCGATTAGACCTACCAACATGAAAATGCATGCTATCGATACAGAATACGACCAAACAAGATTGTACGATTTAATTTGGAAGCGAACATTGGCTTCACAAATGAGTGATGCACAATTAGAGCGTACAAATATTAAAATAGAAAACTCAGAAAACAGTAAAATTTTTACTGCAAATGGAGAGATGATAAAGTTTGATGGTTTCCTAAAAGTATATTTAGAAGGAACGGATAACGAAGAAGAAGAGCAAGCAGGAATGTTGCCAAACTTAAAGGTAAACGAATCTTTAGAATACAATTTTATAAACGCAACACAGCGTTTTACGAGTCCTCCTTATCGTTTTACAGAAGCATCTTTGGTAAAGCAATTAGAAGAATTAGGTATTGGAAGACCATCAACCTATGCACCAACAATTTCTACGGTTCAAAGAAGAGGTTATATAGAAAAAGGGCAGAATGAAGGAGTGGAGAGAGCATATCAGCAATTAATTTTGTCGAATGGAAATGTAGAAACACAAACCTTAACAGAGAAAACCGGTTCAGATAAAAATAAATTAGTGCCTACAGATATTGGAAACATTGTAAACGATTTTTTAGTGGCGAATTTCTCCAATATTTTAGATTTTGGTTTTACAGCTAAAGTGGAAAATTCTTTTGATGATATTTCTGAAGGAAATGAAAATTGGACAGAAATGATTAAAGGTTTCTACCACAAATTTCACGACAATGTAGAAGATGTAAAAGAAAATGCAGACAGAGAAAGTGGAGAACGTATTTTAGGAAAACACCCAGAATCTGGCAAAACAGTTTTAGTGAGACTTGGAAAATTTGGACCCATTGCACAAATTGGTGCACCAGAAGACGAAGAAAAACAATTTGCAAGCTTAAATAAAGACCAAAATCTGGGAACCATAACCTTAGAAGAAGCATTAGAATTGTTCTTGCTTCCAAAAAAGTTAGGAACTTACGAAGGTGAAGAAGTAATCGTTTCAAACGGACGATTTGGACCTTACATTAAATTCGGAAGTATGTTTGTTTCGTTGGATAAAGGTGAAAATCCAATGGAGGTAGATTTAGAAAGAGCAGAAGAATTAATTGTGGCAAAACAAAAAGCAGATGCGCCAATTTATTATTATGAAGATTTACCAGTGCAAAAAGGAGTGGGACGTTTTGGGCCTTTTATAAAATGGAACGGAATGTTTATCAACGTAAATAAAAAATACGATTTCGATAATCTTTCAGATGATGATATTGTTGAATTGATTGAAGTAAAGAAGCAGAAGGAGATTGATAAAGTAATACATAATTGGGAAGATGTTGGTATTCGCGTAGAAAAAGCACGTTGGGGAAGATACAATGTTCTAAAAGGAAAAATTAAAATCGAGCTTCCTAAAACCACAGAAATAGAAAAACTTTCTAAGGATGAAGCAGTTAAGATGATCGAAGCAAAAACGCCGAAGAAAAAAGCTACAAAAAAGAAAACCACAGCCAAAAAAACGACCAAGAAAACGACTAAGAAAAAGTAATGATTTTAGTATCTTGCATACTTTATTTAAAATAATTAATGAATATAGATTTTTTAACCCCTGTAAAAAAAGCTGTTGTAACGCATTTAGCGTCGCAAACTTCACTTTCTTTAGGAAATAAAATTGCCATTCATACGCAAGAAGAAGGTTTCCCAGATTTGGAAAATGTAAAAATTGCTATTTTAGGTGTTCAAGAAGATAGAAATTCGCAAGATAACTTTGGTTGTGGAGAAGATTTACATCATATTCGTAAAAAATTATACCAGCTTTTTCCAGGAAATTGGAGTACAAATATTGCAGATTTAGGAAATGTTCTAAAAGGAAATGCAGTTTCAGATACGTATTTCGCAGTTTCAGAAATTATTACTTATTTACTCAAAAAAAATATCATTCCAGTTATTATTGGTGGAGGTCAAGATATTACCTACGTAAATTATAGAGCATACGATTCGTTAGAGCAAACCGTAAATTTAGCAGCTGTAGATAGTCGTTTCGATTTAGGTCATTTAGAAGACGAACTTACTTCACAATCTTATTTGAGTAAAATTATTATGCAAGAGCCTAATAATTTATTCAATTATACAAATGTTGGATATCAAACTTATTTTAATCCACAAGACGAAATAGAACTTTTAGATGCATTGTATTTCGATACAATACGTCTAGGGAAATCGAAAAATTTAGAAAGTATAGAACCTGCTTTTAGAAATGCAGATATTGTTTCTATAGATATTGGAGCAATTCGACAAAGTGAGGCACCTGCAAATAATAATGCCTCTCCAAATGGTTTTTATGGTGAAGAAATTTGTGCAATTGCAAGATATGCAGGAATTAGCGATAAAGTCTCTTCATTTGGAGTGTATGAATACAATTCTAAACACGATAATAACCATCAAACAGCCCATTTAATTGCGCAAATGATATGGTATTTTATAGAAGGTGTTAATTTTAGAGTAAAAGATTATCCGTTTTCTGGGAAAGAAAATTATCAAAAATTCACAGTATTGTTAGAAGACGACGACCCAATAACGTTCTATAAAAGTAACAAATCTGGTAGATGGTGGATAGAGATAAATATTCTGTCAGATAATAAATACAAAAGACATGCGTTAATACCATGTACATATAAAGATTACCTAGATGCAACCAAACAAATCATACCAGAAAAGTGGTATAAAGCAATGAGAAAATTAGTGTAATTTTAGAAATATTGAAAAGTAATTAAGTTAAAATGCAATTTGAACATTGTTTATTAACAAAAAAAATAATAGGTTTACGAACTTTTTAGTAAAGATATATTTAAAATATGAAGAAAGCAGCAATATTTGCACTCTTAATAACAGTAATTTACAGTTGTGGCTCTAATGATAGAGGAGAATTGGTAGGAGTAAAAGCCAAAAAGAAGTGGTTTTCAGAGAAGCCTTTTGGAATGGCATTAATTCCTGGAGGTTCTTTTACGATGGGAAAACAAGACCAAGATATTATTGGAACTTTGAGTTCGCCAACAAAAACGGTAACAGTTAGACCTTATTATATGGACGAAACTGAGATTACAAACAACGAATATAAAGAGTTTGTACACTGGGTTCGAGACTCAATCATTAGAACAAGGTTGGGGTATCAAGCAGAATTTGCTGCCATGAGTTCTACACCAGATCCAACAGGAGCATTGCCTTCTGGAGGAATTCACGATTATGCTTTCGCAACAGTAGATACTACCAATGCAACACCATACCAAAGGTATATGTACGAAAACTATTGGAGTTTAGGAGATGGTATCGATTCTATTAAACCATTAAATTGGGAAAGAGAATTGGTTTGGAAAAAAGAAGAATATCCAGATGTAGATTATGTAGAAGTTATGGATTCTCTATACATTAGTAGAGAAGAAGCTGTAGATGGTATTAGAACTTTTAATACAAAATTCTTAAAATATAGATATTCTTGGTTCGATAGAGACAATGCAGCAAGAAAAGGAGGAAATAGAAAAGACTTTGTACAAACGGAAGTATTAAATATTTATCCAGATACCACTGTTTGGGTAAAAGATTTTAATTATTCTTACAACGACCCAATGCATCAAGATTATTTCTATCACCAATCTTATGGCGATTATCCAGTTGTAGGTGTAACTTGGGGGCAAGCAAATGCATTTTGTAATTGGAGAACAAAAAAGAAAAACGATTATTTAAGAACAAGAAAAAACGTAACACAAGTTCCAGATTTTAGGTTGCCAACAGAAGCCGAATGGGAATATGCTGCACGTGGTGGCTTGGAATTTGCAACATACCCTTGGGGAACTGGAAGTACAACAAGCGACAGAGGTTGCTTTTTAGCAAACTTTAAGCCAGTAAGAGGAAATTATGCAGTAGATGGTGCTTTATATACAATGGAAGCAAAATCTTTTAATGCAAATGATTATGGTTTATACAACATGGCTGGTAACGTTTCAGAATGGACAAACACAGCATATAACCCTTCTTCTTATTATATGGCTTCAACTATGAACCCGAATGTAGAGGATCGAAAAAATAAAAGAAAAATTGTACGAGGAGGTTCTTGGAAAGATGTAGCATATTTCTTAGAAGTAGCTTCTAGAGATTACGAATATGCAGATACAGCAAGAAGTTACATTGGTTTTAGAACCGTACAAAATTATATAGGAACAACTAACAAATAAAATTTATAACATAAAAATCCCCTAAAAATTAAGAAATTATGGCACAGTCAAGAGCTTACAAAAGAAACATGAATTTCGTTTACGGAATTGGAGCAGCAGTAGTAATTATTGGAGCATTATTTAAAATTCAACATATCGAACTTTTTGGTATCACTGGAGGAATGATGTTAACTGTTGGTTTAATTGCAGAAGCATTAGTATTTGCAGTTTCTGCTTTCGATACTCCAGAAGAAGATTTAGACTGGTCTAAAGTATATCCAGAATTAGCAGATGGGATCTCTTCAGAAAAAGAGCAAAAGAAATTAGGTGCAGAAGGTATGTTGTCTCAAAAATTAGACAATTTATTACAAGAAGCAAAAATAGACGCCAATTTAATGGAAAGCTTAGGCTCTAGTATGAAAAATTTCCAAAATGCAGCAGAAGGTTTGTCTGCAGCATCTGGCTCTGTAGCTTCTACAAATAAATACAACGAAGAGATGTCTAAAGCAGCGCTTCAAATGGAATCTTTAAACAATTTATATAAAATTCAAGTAGAAAACTCTAGCAGACAAACAGAATTAAATACAGAAGTTGTACAAAACACAGAACGATTAAAAGAACAAATGGATGCTTTGGCTAAAAACATGTCTTCTTTAAACGGAGTTTATGGAGGAATGCTTTCGGCAATGTCAACAAAATAATAATTAGTTAAAACGAAATGTATAACAACTTAAAAAACTAATTAGAATGGCAGGAGCAAAAATGTCCGCAAGACAAAAGATGATTAACTTAATGTATCTTGTGTTTATTGCAATGTTGGCACTAAATATGAGTAAAGAAGTATTATCAGCTTTTGGTTTTATGAATAAAGAAATTGTAATTAGCAATCAAGCTACTACAAAGAAAAACAATATCAGTTACGAAGGTTTAGCTTTAAAGGCAGACGATCAACCAGAGAAATTTAGACCTTTAAACCAGAAAGCAAAAGAAATAAAAGCAGCTTCATCTACTTTTTACACATATTTAGCAGACCTAAAAAATAAAATGACTGCAGATATAGAAGACAAAGAAGATTATGAAGTAATGGATAAGACAGATTTTTTGGATTCTTATTTCTTTCAAGGAGATAATTATACAAAAGAAGGTCAAGAATTTGTAGATAATATTAATAATTACAGAGAGAAAGTAATAGCAACTTTAGGTCCAAAATTTAATAATTTAATAGAAAGAACTAAATTTAGGTTTAATACTACTTCAGATACTAAGCAAGATTGGTTAGATAGAAGATATAAAGGTTTTCCTTTAAT from the Polaribacter cellanae genome contains:
- a CDS encoding LptE family protein, which encodes MKKILYIVAFIVSSTLLISCGAYSFTGGNVGNAKTIQVDYFQNQAQLIEPELSQQLTQELQDLFTRQTNLTPTSSNGDLYFSGEITSYRITPMSATSQQTAAQNRLTITVNVRYVNKLEEKDNFEKQFSFYSDYPARQQLTGGVKETAFKEILERVTQDIFNASVGKW
- a CDS encoding MIP/aquaporin family protein, encoding MTAFIAELIGTFLLILLGGGVVANVVLEKTKSNDLGWMVITTAWGFAVFVGVCVAGPYSGAHLNPAVSIGLAIAGRFEWNLVFSYVIAQFIGAMLGSFLVWVVYRDHFKATTNGDLKKAVFCTSPAIRNFSSNLISEIVGCFVLVFVVLYFTNANLNDVNNGQIPIGLGSLGAMPVAILVWVIGLSLGGTTGYAINPARDLGPRIVHAILPIKNKVSNDWSYSWIPVVGPIIGAVLAACLSILINK
- the miaB gene encoding tRNA (N6-isopentenyl adenosine(37)-C2)-methylthiotransferase MiaB, coding for MEPIEKVIDERIQGKALVTENKIENTKKLFIESYGCQMNMNDSEIVASILDKQGYNTTQILEEADLVLVNTCSIREKAETTVRKRLQKYNKVKRINPKMKVGVLGCMAERLKEKFLEEEKIVDLVVGPDAYRDIPNLLEEVSEGRDAVNVILSKEETYGDVSPVRLNTNGVSAFVSITRGCDNMCTFCVVPFTRGRERSRDPKSILEEIQSMVDQNYKEITLLGQNVDSFLWYGGGLKKDFNKASEIAQATAVGFAELLDMCATKFPKTRFRFSTSNPQDMSLDVIHVMAKHKNICKYIHLPVQSGSNTMLKAMNRQHTREEYMELVDNIFKIVPGMALSQDMIVGFCGETEQDHQDTLELMRYVKYDFGFMFAYSERPGTLAGKKMEDDVPPAVKKRRLKEVIDLQQEHALYRTQQHLGKIEEVLIEGTSKKNPNEWKGRNTQNTVVVFEKGNYKLGDFVMVKIEDCTSATLKGVAVGYSDNN
- a CDS encoding sigma-54 interaction domain-containing protein → MENLQAIKQRFGIIGNDIQLNRAIEKAVRVAPTDISVLVTGESGVGKESIPKIIHSLSHRKHAKYIAVNCGAIPEGTIDSELFGHEKGAFTGATQDRKGYFEVADGGTIFLDEVGELPLTTQVRLLRVLENGEFIKVGSSTTQKTNVRIVAATNVNMHQAIEKERFREDLYYRLSTVEIHLPALRERNEDIHLLFRKFASDFAQKYRMPSIRLDENAVKELLNYRFPGNIRQLKNLAEQISVIEESRNISAAKLKQYLPDNSGNLPAIVGGKKENDFSSERDIMYKILFDMRNDINDLKKLTLDLMKKNGNIEEIEEENHHLLEKIYSDKELKEHDIEVLNIPQNTPPKKDYDFIETIEEDESLSLQDKEIEMIKKSLEKNNNKRKLAAKELGISERTLYRKIKQYDL
- the glpK gene encoding glycerol kinase GlpK, with amino-acid sequence MSKYILALDQGTTSSRAIVFDKEGNIKSVAQKEFTQIFPKPGWVEHDAVEIWSTQAGVAAEAIASKGLDMDSIAAIGITNQRETVVVWDKNTGKPVYNAIVWQDKRTSDYCDELKAAGKSKMIKEKTGLVIDSYFSGTKVKWILDNVEGARKKAENGDLLLGTIDSWLVWNFSKKQKHITDVTNASRTLLFNINTMAWDDELLDLLTIPKSMLPKVKQSSEIYGHTKSTFFDCNIPIAGIAGDQQAALFGQMCTQKGMVKNTYGTGCFMLMNIGNKPIVSKNNLLTTVAWKINGKTTYAFEGSVFIAGAAVQWLRDGLKIIRKSSEVEGLANSVEDSDGVYFVPSFAGLGAPHWNQKAQGTLFGLTRGSTDAHIARATLDAIAYQSMDILKAMEADAETTIKELRVDGGATVNNTLMQFQSDVLNTKTVRPKVVETTAMGAAFLAGLAVGFWENEKEIQEIWQIDETFTPSEKREKIDKNIKDWYRAIAALEYWTKTK